One Phycisphaerae bacterium RAS2 DNA window includes the following coding sequences:
- a CDS encoding 3-deoxy-D-manno-octulosonic-acid kinase — MPDSLLFFQPQYAASLSALGLNRLDDFLASHAGRLVSAHGLTQARRIEFSHGGDLLAGYLKTYDYTRRPLRHRFIRDKARREAENFAVLRHRCGLSVPTVVCIGARRRLGALVQSFILTLELSASRPLAEAWDQSPSDQAELLARSPCFVARMHAAGFVHIDLRWRNILVRREADRPLEFVPIDCVRGGMRPWRTAAEQGRLRDLSSLYKDAARRLTRSQQLRWYRAYTAALEGAAAMPRVSGLRRQAIRVILRDRDSKDGSPA; from the coding sequence ATGCCTGATTCGCTACTCTTTTTTCAGCCGCAGTATGCCGCATCCCTCTCCGCGCTCGGCCTGAACAGGCTCGATGATTTTCTCGCCTCGCATGCCGGCCGGCTGGTCAGCGCGCACGGGTTGACGCAAGCGCGGCGCATCGAATTCTCGCACGGCGGGGACCTGCTTGCGGGCTACCTGAAGACATACGACTACACGCGTCGGCCGCTGCGGCATCGGTTCATTCGCGACAAGGCGCGGCGCGAGGCGGAGAACTTCGCCGTACTTCGCCATCGCTGCGGCCTTTCCGTCCCGACGGTTGTCTGCATCGGCGCGCGGCGGCGGCTGGGCGCGCTGGTGCAGAGTTTCATTTTGACGCTGGAGCTTTCGGCATCGCGCCCGCTCGCTGAAGCGTGGGACCAGTCGCCGTCTGATCAGGCCGAATTGCTTGCACGATCACCCTGCTTCGTCGCGCGGATGCATGCCGCCGGGTTTGTTCACATCGATCTGCGCTGGCGCAACATCCTGGTACGGCGCGAAGCAGATCGTCCGCTCGAATTCGTGCCGATTGACTGCGTGCGCGGCGGTATGCGACCTTGGCGAACGGCTGCCGAGCAGGGGCGGCTGCGCGACTTGTCGAGCCTGTACAAGGACGCCGCGCGGCGCCTCACGCGCTCACAACAGTTGCGATGGTATCGCGCCTACACGGCCGCGCTGGAGGGCGCGGCGGCCATGCCACGCGTCAGCGGCTTGCGTCGGCAAGCAATTCGTGTCATTCTGCGCGATCGCGATTCCAAGGATGGATCGCCCGCATGA
- the resA_5 gene encoding Thiol-disulfide oxidoreductase ResA codes for MTRGFVQGLKSLTWLAASAIVLSGTVADAAPQVGDKAPAIKVAKWFNQAPTVLPGAAGAEKHTYVVEFWATWCGPCLKSIPHLADLHRKHGKDGLVILGISNEEADVVDKFMKKKKPDGTMIDMPYSVGIDDEQGTNSKWMEGIDGIPHAFIVNKGGEVVWTGHPLDPAFDSALDQALAGKLDAASAKKMVETDKKYNEVMMQLRPAYEAKDSAKLMKLLDEAIALKPGEMQPYFIKRQVLTEFNMADKIPALESEMDKAIANSPRGLMEFVQIEMSRELAERGDPRRLLSAARRSAELNKSAEAHLVRARVEAEMGLLDAAIESAKAAVQLASGDTKTQSEKILKYFTAAKQVGAEAASKP; via the coding sequence ATGACGCGAGGATTCGTACAAGGTCTGAAATCCCTAACGTGGCTGGCGGCGTCAGCCATCGTTTTGAGTGGCACGGTCGCCGATGCCGCTCCCCAGGTCGGCGACAAGGCCCCGGCGATCAAAGTCGCCAAGTGGTTCAACCAGGCGCCGACCGTGCTACCCGGTGCGGCGGGCGCCGAGAAGCACACCTATGTCGTCGAGTTCTGGGCGACCTGGTGCGGGCCGTGCCTGAAAAGCATTCCGCATCTTGCGGACCTTCATCGCAAGCACGGCAAGGACGGGTTGGTGATCTTGGGCATCAGCAACGAAGAGGCGGATGTTGTCGACAAGTTCATGAAGAAGAAGAAACCCGACGGCACGATGATCGACATGCCCTACAGCGTCGGCATCGACGACGAACAGGGCACGAACAGCAAATGGATGGAGGGCATTGACGGCATCCCGCACGCGTTCATTGTGAACAAGGGCGGCGAGGTCGTCTGGACGGGTCACCCGCTGGATCCGGCGTTCGACTCGGCGCTCGACCAGGCACTGGCGGGCAAACTTGATGCTGCTTCGGCGAAGAAGATGGTCGAGACCGACAAGAAGTATAATGAGGTAATGATGCAGCTGCGGCCCGCCTACGAGGCGAAGGACTCGGCGAAGCTGATGAAGCTGCTCGACGAGGCCATCGCGCTGAAGCCTGGAGAGATGCAGCCGTATTTCATCAAGCGTCAGGTTCTGACGGAATTCAACATGGCGGACAAGATTCCCGCGTTGGAGTCCGAGATGGATAAGGCAATTGCCAATTCGCCGCGCGGCCTGATGGAGTTCGTGCAGATTGAAATGAGCCGGGAACTGGCAGAGCGCGGCGATCCGCGACGGCTGCTGTCCGCGGCACGGCGATCAGCCGAGTTGAACAAGTCCGCCGAAGCGCACCTGGTCCGGGCACGCGTCGAGGCGGAGATGGGACTGCTGGATGCGGCCATCGAGTCGGCCAAGGCTGCGGTTCAACTGGCCAGCGGCGACACCAAGACCCAGAGCGAGAAGATCCTGAAGTACTTCACAGCGGCGAAGCAAGTCGGCGCGGAGGCCGCGAGCAAGCCGTAG
- the fabG_4 gene encoding 3-oxoacyl-[acyl-carrier-protein] reductase FabG: MGFLDGKLSVVTGGSRGIGRSIALALAAEGSDVALIYAHKREPAQEVADLIAKMGRKANVYKADVSQPEENDRVVAEMKNDFGPVQILVNNAGITRDKSFLKMNRDMWHEVLNVNLTGAAMMMHRLIPGMIESGWGRIVNITSVVGQMGNFGQANYAAAKGGLVSLTKTLAREFARKNITVNAVAPGYIETDMTANVPGDVLEHVRQMTPMGRLGKPEEVASAVVYLASPQASFITGEVLGVNGGMYM, translated from the coding sequence ATGGGTTTTCTCGACGGAAAGCTAAGCGTGGTGACGGGTGGGTCTCGCGGGATCGGCCGGTCGATCGCGCTGGCGCTGGCGGCCGAAGGCAGCGATGTGGCACTGATTTATGCGCACAAGCGCGAACCGGCGCAGGAAGTGGCCGACCTGATCGCGAAGATGGGTCGCAAGGCGAACGTGTACAAGGCCGACGTGTCGCAGCCCGAGGAGAACGACCGCGTCGTCGCGGAGATGAAGAACGACTTCGGCCCGGTGCAGATTCTTGTGAACAACGCCGGTATCACGCGCGACAAATCGTTTCTGAAGATGAACCGCGACATGTGGCACGAAGTTCTGAACGTGAACCTGACGGGCGCGGCCATGATGATGCACCGGCTCATCCCCGGCATGATCGAGTCGGGCTGGGGGCGCATCGTGAACATCACCAGCGTCGTCGGCCAGATGGGTAACTTCGGCCAGGCGAATTACGCTGCGGCCAAGGGCGGCCTGGTCTCGCTAACCAAAACGCTCGCCCGCGAATTCGCGCGGAAGAATATCACGGTCAATGCAGTCGCTCCGGGGTACATCGAGACCGACATGACCGCGAACGTGCCCGGCGACGTGCTGGAGCATGTTCGACAAATGACGCCGATGGGGCGACTCGGCAAACCCGAAGAGGTCGCGTCGGCCGTGGTCTATCTCGCGTCGCCACAGGCGTCGTTCATCACCGGCGAAGTGCTCGGCGTGAACGGCGGCATGTACATGTAG
- a CDS encoding Ferredoxin 1 — MTHIVTERCVNCRYTDCATVCPVECFWETTDPAMLVIDPDTCIDCGLCIPECPVHAIYTEDELPEQYAEWKAKNAELTKKGTNLTQKKDALPGALTLEQVQQKERDKGWDIPEPGGT; from the coding sequence ATGACGCACATTGTCACCGAACGCTGTGTGAATTGCCGTTACACCGACTGCGCCACGGTCTGCCCGGTCGAGTGCTTCTGGGAGACGACCGACCCGGCGATGCTGGTCATCGATCCCGACACCTGCATCGATTGCGGCCTGTGCATTCCCGAGTGCCCAGTCCACGCCATCTACACCGAAGACGAACTGCCCGAGCAGTACGCCGAGTGGAAGGCAAAGAACGCCGAACTGACCAAGAAGGGCACCAACCTGACCCAGAAGAAGGACGCCCTGCCCGGCGCGCTCACGCTCGAACAGGTCCAGCAGAAAGAGCGCGACAAGGGCTGGGACATCCCCGAACCGGGCGGAACGTGA
- a CDS encoding Fibronectin type III domain protein, with translation MLRSSRSFRFCVAFLFLAAAGLGGCATLGGILPFGVITAVQIFDDPNYTMALSVDSAVSNPAAVSKVNWVFGDGGGFVAGAPGRTTITYRYAAPGTYNVTAYIFGTDGNIATTLNNDITVLPGDGVNPPTGDLPGLISAANPVDGAENVNVRVILTWTGGANADSNDIYLGTDEDAVDAANDGTAGIFQDNQETNSFDPEGEDGHLLPDTEYFWRIDTVNAVGITKGVVRSFRTAKAPEKAKTPTPANSSVSARADQVLSWVAGLRASSHDVYFGKNLMDVTDATPETEDIFIGNQGNTTFDPSDEDADIEGELLPATTYFWRVDEIGIGGITKGDVWSFTTRPAPPPITSPNPVDMAIDVSVQHVLSWNAPGSVENYDVYFGFDAADVADATRDSPEFMGNQTNKLFSPGTLISSFTYFWRVDTRGPGGTSQGTVLTFTTADAPAQVVAPFTPANNALNQSIDQILAWTAGVGGDVDEFQVYFSDIESQVVNAITSARIAVLDVAQTMFDLPTNLMPAKTYYWRVDTVGPGGRTVGPLLRFTTGALAGLATNPSPLNNAIEVAPDAVLTWTAGVGSSSSDIYFGTSQSAVNAATNSDAEFRGNTAGTNFDPFGASPMAANTTYFWRIDSRSTGGPNKGTIWQFKTGPGRATNPSPANLAAGINNSPTLSWTAGIGTDSHNVYFGDDLTAVTDANTLSPEFRGNQSDTNFSPGLLDAVTTYFWRIDEVAANGDTTKGIVWQFTTELPKAINPDPSNLATGVLLDAILSWTAAAGATSYDVYFGTSLSAVSNATTADPEFQGNQSGTLFDPPGMMTANTQFFWRVDSLGGMTSTKGDVWRFTTLAPPAQVSGPTPLNGATNVAITVTLMWAAAGSATSYDVYFGTSQMAVQNATTADPEFQGNQPGINFTPAGLVNNTQYFWRIDSKNTAGTTTGSVFGFTTVP, from the coding sequence ATGCTGCGCTCGTCACGATCATTCCGTTTCTGCGTCGCGTTTCTGTTCCTTGCGGCCGCCGGACTGGGCGGCTGCGCGACTCTCGGCGGCATCCTGCCGTTCGGAGTCATTACCGCGGTGCAGATCTTCGACGACCCCAACTACACCATGGCATTGAGCGTCGACTCGGCCGTCTCGAATCCGGCGGCTGTGTCGAAGGTGAACTGGGTCTTCGGCGATGGTGGAGGGTTTGTGGCCGGCGCGCCGGGCCGTACGACGATTACCTATCGGTATGCCGCGCCGGGGACGTACAACGTCACGGCATACATCTTCGGCACTGACGGCAACATCGCGACGACGCTCAACAACGACATCACCGTCCTACCGGGCGACGGCGTCAATCCGCCGACCGGCGACCTGCCGGGCTTGATCTCGGCGGCCAACCCCGTCGACGGCGCGGAGAATGTCAACGTGCGCGTGATCCTGACGTGGACCGGCGGCGCGAATGCTGACAGCAACGACATTTATCTTGGTACAGACGAAGACGCGGTCGACGCCGCCAACGACGGCACGGCCGGCATCTTCCAGGACAACCAGGAGACAAACTCCTTCGACCCCGAGGGCGAAGACGGCCATCTGCTGCCGGACACGGAGTATTTCTGGCGCATCGACACGGTCAACGCCGTGGGCATCACCAAGGGCGTCGTACGCAGCTTCCGCACAGCCAAGGCTCCCGAAAAGGCCAAGACCCCGACCCCGGCCAACAGCTCGGTTTCGGCGCGGGCCGACCAGGTGCTCTCGTGGGTCGCCGGGCTTCGTGCATCCAGCCATGACGTCTATTTTGGAAAGAACCTGATGGACGTCACGGACGCCACCCCCGAGACGGAGGACATCTTCATCGGGAATCAGGGCAACACGACCTTCGACCCATCCGACGAGGACGCCGACATCGAAGGCGAACTGCTCCCGGCCACAACCTACTTCTGGCGCGTGGACGAAATCGGCATCGGCGGCATCACCAAGGGCGACGTCTGGTCGTTCACGACGCGACCGGCCCCGCCTCCAATCACCAGCCCGAATCCAGTTGACATGGCGATCGATGTCAGTGTCCAGCACGTTTTGAGCTGGAACGCACCGGGCAGCGTTGAGAACTATGACGTCTACTTCGGGTTCGATGCGGCAGACGTCGCCGACGCGACGCGCGACAGCCCCGAGTTCATGGGCAATCAGACGAACAAGCTTTTCAGCCCCGGCACGCTGATCTCGAGCTTCACTTACTTCTGGCGTGTCGACACACGCGGCCCCGGCGGAACGAGTCAGGGGACCGTGCTCACGTTCACAACCGCCGACGCACCGGCCCAGGTCGTCGCGCCGTTCACGCCTGCCAACAACGCGCTGAACCAGAGCATCGATCAGATTCTGGCATGGACTGCGGGAGTCGGCGGCGACGTCGATGAGTTCCAAGTTTACTTCAGCGACATCGAGTCGCAGGTCGTCAACGCCATCACCTCGGCGCGCATCGCCGTGCTCGACGTGGCCCAGACCATGTTCGACCTGCCGACCAACCTGATGCCCGCCAAGACCTATTACTGGCGCGTGGACACTGTCGGACCCGGCGGTCGAACCGTCGGACCGCTGCTGCGGTTCACCACGGGCGCGCTGGCCGGCCTGGCCACGAACCCGTCGCCGCTCAATAACGCGATTGAAGTGGCGCCCGACGCTGTCCTCACGTGGACAGCCGGCGTGGGGTCCTCATCGAGCGACATCTACTTCGGGACGAGCCAGTCGGCTGTGAACGCCGCCACGAACTCCGACGCCGAGTTCCGCGGCAACACCGCCGGCACGAACTTCGATCCGTTCGGCGCTTCGCCGATGGCGGCCAACACGACCTACTTCTGGCGCATCGACTCGCGCAGCACCGGCGGGCCGAACAAGGGCACGATCTGGCAGTTTAAGACCGGGCCGGGTCGCGCCACCAATCCCTCACCGGCCAACCTGGCCGCCGGCATCAACAACAGCCCGACGTTGTCGTGGACGGCCGGAATCGGAACAGACAGTCACAACGTGTACTTTGGCGACGACCTTACTGCCGTGACGGACGCCAACACGCTTAGTCCCGAGTTCCGCGGTAACCAGTCGGATACGAACTTCAGCCCCGGTCTGCTCGATGCCGTGACAACGTACTTCTGGCGTATCGATGAAGTTGCCGCCAATGGCGACACGACGAAGGGCATCGTCTGGCAGTTCACGACTGAACTGCCGAAGGCGATCAACCCTGACCCGTCGAACCTCGCCACCGGCGTATTACTCGACGCGATCCTGTCGTGGACCGCGGCCGCGGGCGCTACCTCGTACGATGTCTATTTCGGCACGAGCCTGTCGGCCGTGTCGAACGCGACCACGGCAGACCCCGAGTTCCAGGGCAATCAGTCAGGCACGCTGTTTGACCCGCCGGGCATGATGACGGCCAACACGCAGTTCTTCTGGCGCGTGGACTCGCTCGGCGGCATGACGTCGACCAAGGGCGATGTCTGGCGCTTTACGACGTTGGCACCGCCGGCACAGGTCAGCGGCCCCACGCCGTTGAACGGTGCGACAAACGTCGCCATAACCGTGACCCTTATGTGGGCTGCGGCCGGCAGTGCGACCAGCTACGACGTGTACTTCGGGACGAGCCAGATGGCCGTGCAGAACGCCACGACGGCCGATCCCGAGTTCCAGGGGAACCAGCCCGGCATCAACTTCACGCCGGCGGGCCTCGTGAACAACACGCAGTACTTCTGGCGAATTGATTCGAAGAACACGGCCGGAACAACCACCGGCAGCGTCTTCGGTTTCACGACGGTACCGTAG
- the pgdA_4 gene encoding Peptidoglycan deacetylase has protein sequence MLKWLKRLTSGGGDARGGAGDALPVTRTTVGLCFDYAPGFGFESTREADIGLDLILGKLRDMNLSATFFCPAKLCESMPGRLEQIASRGHELGCLGYADEEPRKLTDDALAQMIIACRSAFERRGWKPIGYRFPHSDWDARLNAILPRQQFIYHAHHDHAKHPTRISQSPDFYRVPVCTDDRGLRHRQETVNLTLSKHLRYLRKAIARGTYVAIAFHPAILAEDPEHMSHWEEWVRAAVRSGAAVGPLMGALPEALRPVSSEPPSKRIKT, from the coding sequence TTGTTGAAATGGCTCAAGCGATTGACGAGCGGCGGGGGCGATGCTCGCGGCGGCGCGGGCGACGCGCTGCCGGTCACGCGGACAACGGTCGGCCTGTGTTTCGACTATGCGCCGGGCTTCGGTTTTGAAAGCACGCGCGAGGCGGACATTGGTCTCGATCTCATCCTCGGCAAGTTGCGCGACATGAATTTGTCGGCCACGTTCTTCTGCCCCGCCAAACTCTGCGAATCCATGCCCGGGCGGCTGGAGCAGATCGCCTCGCGCGGCCACGAGCTGGGCTGCCTCGGATACGCCGACGAGGAGCCGCGCAAACTCACCGATGACGCCCTGGCGCAGATGATCATTGCTTGCCGCAGCGCGTTTGAGCGACGGGGCTGGAAGCCCATCGGGTATCGATTTCCACACTCCGATTGGGACGCACGGCTGAACGCCATTCTGCCGAGGCAGCAGTTCATTTACCACGCCCATCACGACCACGCGAAGCACCCAACTCGCATCTCGCAATCGCCCGACTTCTACCGAGTGCCTGTCTGCACCGACGACCGCGGCCTTCGTCATCGGCAGGAGACGGTGAACCTCACGCTATCGAAGCACTTGCGCTATCTGCGCAAGGCGATCGCGCGCGGGACTTATGTCGCGATCGCGTTTCATCCGGCGATTCTCGCGGAAGACCCCGAGCACATGAGCCACTGGGAGGAATGGGTCCGGGCTGCTGTGCGCAGCGGGGCGGCGGTCGGCCCGCTGATGGGCGCCCTGCCGGAGGCCCTTCGCCCGGTATCAAGCGAACCCCCGTCCAAGAGGATCAAGACCTGA
- the plsY gene encoding Glycerol-3-phosphate acyltransferase produces MSNATILALLFFGAHLAGTIPFGLVVARLKGVDIRSVGSGNVGATNVGRVLGRKWGLLVLMLDAGKGAAATIAARFVMDRTGIEGTTQRDLVWLGAGFACVLGNIAPFYLGFRGGKGVAASLGAIMGIYPYMTLPGLAVLVVFALTARISRYVSLASVAAACSLPVIFAAACLMAGWPLVEHWPLLSLGVLLAAFIIIRHRGNLARIRAGTENRIGSRTDR; encoded by the coding sequence ATGTCGAACGCCACAATCCTGGCACTACTCTTCTTCGGCGCGCATCTGGCCGGCACGATTCCGTTCGGGCTTGTCGTCGCGCGGCTCAAGGGGGTGGACATTCGCTCGGTCGGCAGCGGGAACGTCGGCGCGACAAACGTCGGTCGCGTGCTGGGCCGCAAATGGGGCCTGCTGGTCCTTATGCTCGACGCCGGCAAAGGCGCGGCCGCCACGATCGCGGCGCGCTTCGTGATGGATCGCACGGGAATCGAGGGGACAACGCAACGCGACCTGGTCTGGCTCGGTGCGGGCTTCGCCTGCGTGCTGGGCAACATCGCTCCGTTTTATCTGGGCTTTCGCGGTGGCAAGGGCGTGGCCGCATCGCTGGGCGCGATCATGGGAATCTACCCATACATGACCCTGCCCGGCCTCGCCGTGCTGGTGGTGTTTGCGTTGACCGCGCGAATCAGCCGGTATGTTTCGCTCGCCTCGGTGGCCGCGGCCTGTTCGCTCCCCGTGATATTCGCCGCCGCATGCCTCATGGCGGGATGGCCCCTGGTTGAGCATTGGCCGCTCCTGTCGCTCGGCGTGTTGCTGGCCGCCTTCATCATCATTCGCCATCGAGGAAATCTCGCACGAATCCGCGCCGGGACCGAGAACCGCATCGGCTCCCGCACGGACCGATAA
- the rfaG gene encoding Lipopolysaccharide core biosynthesis protein RfaG has protein sequence MKLGIIIERLEAWRGGAETSTLELARLLREKGHEIHVVTSTISQSTPGLTIHQVPAPTVFGPLRTATFVRHAARQAEQIGFDAVLAMSPCPGADVYQPRGGLVRETLARNIATRSSAPRRFAKRAMLALNIKQRSLLDLERKTLREGGPIVVAVSKYVARQCEELYGLAPPRIRVVFNGVTIERPPAAQWAADRAAIRKQYHVPDSAQLLLFVAHNFRLKGLEPLIETASRLVTGGFTDFRVLVVGRDNPVRFQRRIHAQHLDRFVTFTGPTQRSTAFFCAADALVHPTYYDPCSRVVLEALALGVPVLTTRFNGASEVMTDGVEGFVIATPDEVGLWARRITELADPALREKMSAAALRLRDHVSMKRHVEELNAILLEAADRRGSMRRTIDA, from the coding sequence GTGAAGCTCGGAATCATCATCGAACGGCTTGAAGCCTGGCGCGGCGGGGCGGAAACCTCCACGCTGGAGCTAGCGCGCCTGTTGCGCGAGAAGGGGCACGAGATCCACGTCGTCACGTCCACGATCAGTCAGTCAACGCCCGGCTTGACGATCCATCAGGTGCCGGCTCCGACGGTGTTCGGCCCGCTGCGCACCGCGACGTTCGTCCGACATGCAGCACGACAGGCGGAGCAGATCGGGTTCGACGCGGTGCTGGCCATGTCGCCCTGTCCCGGCGCAGATGTGTATCAGCCGCGCGGTGGATTGGTGCGGGAGACGCTGGCGCGCAACATCGCCACGCGCAGCTCCGCCCCGCGTCGATTCGCCAAGCGCGCCATGCTCGCGCTGAACATCAAACAGCGCAGCCTGCTGGACCTCGAACGCAAGACCCTGCGCGAAGGCGGGCCGATCGTTGTCGCCGTTTCGAAATACGTCGCACGACAATGCGAAGAACTCTACGGCCTCGCGCCGCCGCGCATCCGCGTGGTCTTCAACGGCGTCACCATAGAGCGCCCGCCCGCGGCGCAATGGGCTGCCGACCGCGCCGCGATTCGTAAGCAGTATCACGTGCCGGACAGCGCGCAGCTGCTGCTCTTCGTCGCGCACAATTTCCGCCTGAAGGGGCTGGAGCCGTTGATCGAGACCGCCTCGCGCCTCGTCACCGGTGGCTTCACGGACTTTCGCGTGCTCGTCGTCGGGCGCGACAATCCAGTCCGATTTCAACGTCGAATTCACGCGCAGCACTTGGATCGCTTTGTGACTTTCACCGGGCCGACCCAGCGATCCACCGCGTTCTTCTGTGCGGCTGACGCGCTGGTGCACCCCACCTATTACGACCCGTGCAGCCGGGTCGTCCTGGAGGCCCTCGCGCTGGGCGTGCCGGTGCTGACGACGCGCTTCAATGGCGCGAGCGAGGTGATGACCGACGGCGTGGAAGGGTTTGTCATCGCCACGCCGGATGAGGTCGGCCTGTGGGCGCGGCGGATCACGGAACTGGCCGACCCGGCGCTGCGTGAAAAGATGTCGGCGGCGGCGCTGCGGTTGCGCGATCACGTCAGCATGAAGCGGCACGTGGAGGAGTTGAACGCGATCCTGCTGGAGGCAGCCGACCGGCGGGGATCGATGCGCCGAACCATCGATGCCTGA
- the rfaP_2 gene encoding Lipopolysaccharide core heptose(I) kinase RfaP — MSIHFEIEPAYVEPLRTAGLDSFEALMAARGGDATSAHAERETVPLDVPMGGATQRCFLKRVFRVPFKHVLMPLLRGRRARSQPLHEWNMLRALREEGIGAMQRIAVGEQCSAGRPIAALLLVAAVPPEKTFDEWMERGDPDTGSLSARHRARLLGAVGALLGRLALGGFTWPDCQAKHVFVSRGPKAHDWPIWLIDVERMERDEGRGRSVERLMKNAWYHVTRLRRSCPMARFTWREYLHVAAGFRRVQRVHGGWPRGCERVMFKTGPDRSKSARPLTDAFVSMELRPAVPNDQRSPNGVRNVGGYKMLAEYAELFRSNQLDSFDRLFNLASDTDLHKPGLAAHRSRGRFTLIDPDGREHTFYLKRYLHPPTADQLRRIFSGSPVESMAAREYRCIKRLNQIGISTLQCVAVGQRMVGLTERQSFLVTAALNDMSLERFAADIVRGHTPPPSPGLRRQIIRQLALVARTLHAARYFHRDLYLSHVFLHRNADGSVALRLIDLARMLVKPRQTLRWKIKDLAALDYSAPRPLVTRSDRLRFLLGYFNPLRDPCYLSGAGIDRAGGNRAVRRGRTAGDRAAEKLALRYHIPLVAARVRKMAEHDARRRESGATA, encoded by the coding sequence ATGAGCATTCACTTCGAAATTGAGCCTGCCTATGTTGAACCGCTGCGCACCGCGGGGCTTGACTCGTTCGAGGCCCTGATGGCGGCGCGCGGCGGCGACGCGACCAGCGCCCACGCCGAGCGGGAGACGGTCCCGCTCGACGTTCCGATGGGCGGCGCAACGCAGCGCTGTTTTCTCAAGCGCGTGTTTCGCGTGCCGTTCAAGCATGTCCTCATGCCCCTGCTGCGCGGACGGCGCGCGCGGTCGCAACCGCTCCACGAATGGAACATGCTCAGAGCGCTGCGCGAGGAAGGAATCGGCGCGATGCAGCGCATCGCCGTCGGCGAACAATGCAGCGCCGGGCGCCCGATTGCTGCGCTGCTGCTCGTCGCGGCGGTGCCGCCGGAAAAGACCTTCGACGAGTGGATGGAACGGGGGGATCCGGACACCGGCTCGCTCTCGGCACGTCACCGCGCTCGCCTGCTCGGCGCCGTCGGCGCGCTTCTGGGGCGACTGGCGCTGGGCGGATTCACGTGGCCCGATTGCCAGGCGAAGCACGTTTTCGTGTCGCGCGGGCCGAAGGCGCACGACTGGCCGATCTGGTTGATCGACGTGGAGCGAATGGAGCGCGATGAGGGCCGCGGGCGATCCGTCGAGCGTCTCATGAAGAATGCGTGGTACCACGTCACCCGCCTGCGCCGATCATGCCCGATGGCGAGGTTCACGTGGCGCGAGTACTTGCACGTCGCAGCGGGCTTTCGGCGCGTGCAGCGGGTTCATGGCGGTTGGCCTCGCGGCTGCGAGCGCGTGATGTTCAAAACCGGCCCGGACCGCTCGAAGTCCGCGCGCCCCCTGACTGATGCATTTGTATCAATGGAATTGCGCCCCGCCGTGCCGAACGATCAGCGTTCTCCAAACGGCGTTCGAAACGTCGGCGGATACAAGATGCTCGCCGAATACGCGGAGTTGTTCCGTTCGAACCAGCTCGATTCGTTCGACCGCCTCTTCAACCTCGCGTCGGACACCGATCTTCACAAACCGGGGCTGGCCGCGCACCGCAGCCGAGGCCGATTCACGCTGATCGACCCCGACGGCCGGGAGCACACGTTCTACCTGAAGCGCTACCTTCATCCTCCGACAGCCGATCAGCTCCGCCGCATCTTCAGCGGCTCGCCGGTGGAGAGCATGGCCGCGCGCGAGTACCGCTGCATCAAGCGGTTGAACCAGATCGGCATTTCCACCCTGCAATGCGTCGCCGTCGGGCAACGCATGGTCGGGCTTACCGAACGACAGAGTTTCCTGGTGACCGCCGCGTTGAATGACATGTCGCTGGAGCGATTCGCGGCGGACATCGTGCGCGGTCACACGCCGCCGCCGTCGCCCGGCCTGCGCCGGCAGATCATTCGCCAGCTCGCCCTGGTGGCGCGCACCCTTCACGCCGCGCGGTACTTTCATCGTGACCTGTATCTGTCCCATGTCTTTCTGCATCGCAATGCCGACGGCTCGGTCGCCCTGCGATTGATCGACCTCGCGCGCATGCTGGTCAAGCCGCGGCAGACGCTTCGCTGGAAGATCAAGGACCTCGCCGCGCTGGACTACAGCGCGCCTCGCCCGCTGGTCACGCGGTCGGACCGGCTTCGATTTCTTCTTGGCTACTTCAATCCATTGCGCGACCCGTGTTACCTTTCAGGCGCGGGCATCGACCGCGCAGGTGGGAACCGCGCCGTGCGTCGAGGTCGCACCGCCGGCGACCGCGCGGCCGAGAAACTGGCCCTGCGTTACCATATCCCCCTTGTCGCTGCGCGCGTCCGGAAGATGGCCGAACACGACGCTCGCCGCCGTGAATCGGGTGCCACGGCTTAA